Part of the Vigna angularis cultivar LongXiaoDou No.4 chromosome 1, ASM1680809v1, whole genome shotgun sequence genome, ATACTTCTGGAAGTCTGAATTTTGTCCTTCATCTTTCAGTATTAAGTTGTGAACCTTCCCTCGGTAAAACCAAAGAGTTGATCCACGAATTAAACAACacaaatgatttatttaaatttgtcagAGTAATGAGGAAAAAGTTCCAAGAAGCAGTGGCACAAGGTACAACAATGGTTCTTTCATTCTTTTACACGAGTGCAGTCATGAGATTGGAGAGTTCTGTATGTTGGCAGATGAATTTAGCACTTAATTGCAAATTAAGTTTATTGGGCTTTTGTCCAGtctgattaattttttaaaattaaaaccatGATTACTGAAAACCAGGTGAATCAGCTTGCTAGTTATCTGCCAAACAAATAGGCCTTGGCCAATTCTGATAGTTTATCCATAGCCATTGTTGTAGACAATGCAACCAATGTTTGGAGAAAGGATTTTACTTGGATGTCGTGCATAGTCATTAGGAAGGATTGATCTATCTATATTTGTGATCATCTCCTTAGTTGGCATTTGTTTTAAGGTATCATATTACACTTCCAGTAATCACATTCCTGAGAATATTGTAGCTAAGACTCTTTTCTTGGATTTTCTAAAAACATGTTTGGTTACAGTCTTAATATTCTGAGGAATACTTACTCGAGGTTcaaatgatttaaataaaaaaataagtgaaaattgAAGTTACAAGAATTCTAGAATATAACTTTGCATATTCTCAGGGTACGTTTAACACCTCTCACTGGGAATAAAAAAAGTGCAAGAAAAAACACATGCAACTTTCTTAGGAATCAACAGTCaaggataattttgaaaaagccATGGCAAACATGAGAATATTATGTGCCTATGTTCACACTCAAGGGAATGAGCTTATATTATGTTATGCTAAGACACTTTTAATCATTTGAACAACTTTTCTAGTTTTTGGAACATTGGTGAAAACACTGCTTATtatgaatgttattttttaaaattacataaaaacaGGGAGTTTAGTCGAGACAGCTGGTGAACATGAAGAGTCTGCTTTTAACTCTACATCTGCTCCAGTTTTGTCAATGTCATCTGTTAGAAGTGATTTTCCGGGCAAGGAAAATGAGCATCAAGTTGAGCCTACAGAAGGTAATACAAAAGTTggaaaaaaacatgttaatagAAGGCTAAAAGCAGTTTTATCTCCTGGATCTGCATCATCTGTTCGCCAGTCTCCTCGTTTGAAGGTATGAGTTCTCAAATTCTGTATTTGTTGACTTAAAATTCCTGTCTCGCCATACAGCATTGTCATTCAAGATCATTCTCTTCACAGAATAATCTCTCCCGTTGTAGTTGACCATTGACCATCAAAATGAATGGTTAAGAAGTCAGTccctttatatcttttcttaTCTATTCTTGGTGTCATTAATCAATCTTAGCTTAGAGAAAGATGACAATGCTTACCTGACTCagaatatcaaattttatttttgatatatGCGCTGTAGATGCTGAGAGTTTTATATTAGTAATTgaattgttatgttttgaattagCTTAATTGAGTGGAATTAACTTTGGCCCCATTAGTTTTTTAGATTGGAACTGAATTGGTTTTGCCTATAACTTGTAAGTTATAACAAGGACTGAAAAGAGGAAATTCTTATGAACTTTGTTCTCTCTCACTCAAATTTCTGGTCAGATGGAAAAGTGTACGAGGAAGGGTGATTTTTCCCCTTCGTTATGTGGCtgactttttccttttttatctgACACTGATCCTCAATTACATCTTTAGGTTTAATAGTTCCACTTAATTGGATTCCCCTCTTTTGTAGGTCTTTTTTCTGGATCtgaaatataattatcattCTTGGAATAATTGCTACGGCCTACTGTTTTATGTACATTGGCCCTTCTTCAGTAGTATCCAACTGttcctttttatctttaatgCATTTTTGGGCCCTGCGGTGCATAGATTGGATGTAGGGGTTTGCTGTAATATCTATTTTGACATCATTTAATTgagaataaattgatataattctTGTATATGTCTATGTATGCATACAACAACAGCCAATACCTGTCTCGTTTATATATTACAGGCTAGGAAAGAAAGTTGAGGGGGGTGCTGACCTCGTCATTTGTTGATACAGACCGAGGTCTCTGAAATTCTCTTGTAGGCCATAACTCATGACTCAGGTTGTCAAGTGCTAACAAATTGACACAATTCCAGACATTTCTGCATTCTAGATGTCTCAATCTGTACATATTAATCAGATGATCTTCACTAAACGGGTCAAACGTTAAACTATGTTGGGAGACAGGAGATTTGTTGTAGTTTAAAAGTTGTCGACATCTTGTAATATCCATTTTTCTTTAGATTGTTTAGCTTGTTGCTAAACTAGGTAAGTGAAGCAATGTATTCGAATGGTTCTTATGATCTTTCGTTTGCCTCTAGTGTTCAAGAATTTCAATTTAACCATTTATTGTATTGAACTTTTGAGATTGATTCTAGGTAAGATTGTTTCAAGCCCGGGCTCGTCCATATTAAAGTTTAGTAGAAATAATTATGAATTGTTGAACGAAATAACCATACGCACGGGGCACAACTTGAGGAAACGTAACATTCAACTACAAGATCAGAACTTTTCTTGCACTTTTTGCCTGGTGGAAGAAGGGACAAACAACAACGCGCCTTTTGTTCTCTCAGATTCTTAGTTTTAATGTCGAGAAAATGTTATTGTTGGATTTGAATTCAAAGAGTGTTGCGGGTGGATTGTAAACCATTTCTTTGCAACGTAAATATGGTTTTAAAGGGAAGAATTTTGGTGAACCCTGGTTGTTTGATTCATTTGTTCGTGTTTTTATCTTTATGGCTAAGTAGATAAAACAAGGAcaaaatcaatcaaacaaagaTTAGAAGGTGTTGCCCAAGATTAGAAACTGattcaattgaaaataaagaacattattcatgaaaaaaattagaaggTATTGCACAAGAATATCTAAATCACTttcaatgaattaaaaaaaaggataatatacgacgaaagaaaaaaaagaagtttaaCAACACAAAAGAGAATCTTAAAATTTCAAAGTTTTGAAATGTAATTGTTTAATTAGTGTGATATTTATGTCTTACCAAAACGTCAAGTGAAATTTATCGAAAAAAatctatcaaaatttataaGCCGCGAAAATTTTAATCAAACACTACTggatatttaatcttataagattgttatcttaattaatttatatacgaagcctttttataaaataataattatattcaataaaataaaacgaatatcattgttttaaaacacctaatataatttatattttaaataattaagctaaaatttaaattcaataatatgacttaagttttaaaaatatatttttgttgttattttatttaaatttgtattattaaaaaaaaggataaaaatgattggcttgatttaggatcaagtcaCGCCAAAAGATTATTGTCGGTTTAGAAAATTGATTACACCAACttcatgtaaaatttttaaGTATCTTATTAGACTGACACATTCTAAATTTAAGGCTCctctatttaataataaataaattgtttgttGCACGTGTGGAGAGTGAAGTTGAGTCCTAGACAGCCCAAATTTTTGGAAcaacaaagaatgaaaaatagaattttaactCTTTAtgtaagtaaataaaatttaaatcctgactttattttaacaaaaaaaaatgaagtttgaATTTTGACTCCTGTAATTcatttatgatttaattattcttcttttaaattttcattgatatactttgtttattaatattttattagcgCGCATCTCCAATCGAATTTCTAGAAACCAAGgaaaaaatagatttaaataaagtcttcaataatgaaaaaaatatatagattttttttccaCAAAATAGTTTGTGAGTGTCATATCAAAAGtggtattttgaaattttaaattaaataaatgatatCAAGATAGTAAATACGTATAAAAAAGCTATTAACACTAAACTAAAACTTActtgaaaacattaaaataattgaacttAAATTGGCGCAAAATATGTATGTTATGTTAGATAAACGAGTATGATAAGCATTAGGTCGACTAATTTACAAATAACTTAATCATCTGAAGTTCTACTCTTTACTCTCTCCTAAACATAGCACCTTTTAGGAATTCTTCAGCCATCCCTCAAGCAATGCCACATTTTTTTTGGTAGTTTTACTAAAAATTGTGGCAATTTATTTGGTAACTAATTTGTACAATATATGTCGTTTTGGGCTACTCTTTTAGAACTCTGTAATGGGTGCTATTTAACGtgaaaagataattaattacaaatattcACACGGTGTGAAAGAGCATGAAGTATAGAAAATGGTAAAAAACTGTTTCAATTTGTTGCTTGACGTAACCGTTTGTGAAGCAATGCATAGGTATCATTCCATAGCTTTTTTGCTTCTGATTCCTCGTTTGCAAGACTCGAGCAGTTACTCTCGTTACAATCTGTAAAATATTTTCCACTCACTCCTTCCGTTTTTCCACTTAGCGCAACATAACACGTCGTTGATGCTCCCTACCAACGTGCAATCATGtacttattaattaattaatcaatcatACTCATAATGGAAACTCATAATTAATTAAGcactaaaatatttacaaaccTGTGATATCGATTTCAGTAACTTGGATGCAATGAAAAACAGGGAATCTGCATGgaaattttattagtatttagtTGCTTTAACCTTATGAAAATGACTTAATacaacttatttaattaattacccGTTATCAAGCCCTTATGCGCCCTGATAATTCCCGTCTTCACAATTCCTGGATGCACTGCGTTAATGGTTACCTTTGCATTCCTTTCCTATGATCACACccaaaaattaattagaaatttaTAAAACGTTTTCTCTCAaaacttttatgatatttaatagtttaatttaatggGCGTGGTGTTCACGATTCCACacaaataatacaataaaataaaggaaTAATTAAGTTACGTGTCATGATCTAACCTTCAGTTGTCTTGCCACTTCCTTCACATGCAGAATTGTTGCCAGTTTTGACTGAGCATATGCGCGTGTGCCATTATAACTgcatttgttatttaaaattaattaagatgaTTGGTATCTAAATTTAAGGAAATCAAATTTGATCAAAATTTTGCAAGAGAAAGGGACGAAATGGTATGGTGATTGTACTTTTTTCCGCAGAGCATGTCGTTGAAACAAAACGTGGATCTTTTCACCCAGCTATGAATCACAGAAGAAACGTTTATTATTCTTCCTTCAATACCTGACTTCTTTGCCGTATCTATCATTTTCTCTACCAGCATTTTCGTTAACAAAAAATGTCCTgcaatttaacaaataatatagaattattttttcatctattttcttCTGCAATTCTGTTGGTAATTTGTTGGAATCGACAACAAAGCATCATTGAGAGTATTTTCAACCATGCTCGACTTTGCTTCTTTAAATGGTGTGCAAGAGAAAGGTGAGAATGGACAAGTACCTAAGTAATTTGTAGCAAATGTCATTTCGATTTTGTCTTCCGAGAATTCCAAGTTCTGAGAGTACATTCCTGCATTGTTTCTGTGAAATAAATGTATTCCATTCCGACGTTTAGTTCTTATCTAACGaaatgaaggaaaaaacatgaaaaaagtaAAACTTACATGAGAATATTAAGGGGCAATTCTAAAGCTAAAAACTCTGAGCAAAATCTCTGTACAGAAGCAAAAGAGCTAAGATCGATCTCCAGCAGAATAACCTCAGCACCAGGACTCTCCTTTTgaattttctctctcacttccCTCGCCTTTTTCAAGTCCCTCGCACCAATCACCACTCTCACTCCTCTTTTTGCCAACACTCTTGCTGTTTCAGCTCCGATTCCAGAAGTCGCACCTTCAATTCAAAATTCAACCGAACATTACAACAACTTCATTAATTAAGCTAATCGCGCATACTTTGAAAACAACAACATTTTTGTTTAGGTGAAAGGGTAGGTGGTAAATTCCTACACATTTAACATAATCCTAGGTAAAACAAAAAGATGGATAGAGATGTCTGACACAGACAAAACAAACGTAGATTAAGCAAGTACAAATGAAAATGTAAGTGACACTGTGACAGCTTATggctacatatatatataatatcacaAAGAAAGTGGCCAGTAGAAAGTTTTCACGAATATTCAGAGTTAAGTGATGGACAACACCATCGTTCTGATAAAATTCTTGAAAAACAGATTGGAAGATCGGAATAACcgttttttattcttaattataaacTAGAAACGGTGACAAAAATATGAATGGAACTGAACCGTGATATGTAAGCATTTTTGGTGATAcatatgttgttgttgttgttgttgtatggTGAGTTACCAGTGATGAGAGCGGTTAGATTTGAAGGGAGCAAGGAAGAGAAATCTTGAGTGACTTGTTCAGCTGTTGAATTTGAGCCGAAACCACTTGGGCCAGCAATGCCTGCTAAGTATCGCAGTGTTGCCTTCATGGATTGCCCTGCTTTGGAATCTCACACAAGGACAAAGCACTCGTGTCTGCAACTAAAAGCCACATACCTTATATATAAGGTAACCCATACCTAGGTTGTTTgatcatttcttatttttaacataacGTAAGACTattatgtgtttatttttaagtaCTCGTGGACTTGGACCAAGCGAAAATGATCAgcaattattaatatattaatgaagTTGTTTATAGCAGCAGCTGAGCTCAGACTTTTCTACGATGGTCAGTGAAACGTAGTTGAGTTAGTGCATCAGTTTCTTCCTATTAGTGATACCCACTAATTTTGATTGAGAGTTGAGACCACCCATGTCGGATGGTCCACAAACTATGTGATTTGAACCTACCAATACGGTagacattaattaattatatcacCAGGCATTCCATCCATCATCTCTATTCGCAATTCCTTTGGACATTTCCCCCTTTACTTTTCCGGttttcatttctcataattACTGCTGTCCTTATTAAGTGGCTCGTGGACTTTGGTGTTTTTTTGCTAAAACTTTCGACTAGgtaataatgaataattaagaGTAACAATGAATCATTAATTATGTTAAGATTATTTCTCAAGTAAAACCCAATTCTTACGTGCAAATGAATGATGTTTGGTACCTGTGCACAAGGATTTCTTATGGTAATCAATTTCTTAATATATGAATCATCTCACCCTCTTTGCCATCTTTCCGCAGTACTACTGATTATTAACAGTTAAAAGGGTTGCCATTTAATCCATGATTCATGaacaatatatatatgactctctttaagtttattttgtttcttctaatatattttatcatgtgATGCTGTATGCAATAGAAAGGACAAAGAGTAGCACTAGACAACAAGATCCAGTCTCAATTGCTCAGCAAGATACGCGATCTGCTTTGCCTAACTTCCTTTTGAAAGTCCCTCTATATTATTACAGCAATAGGTTTTATTTAGTTCAGCAAAATCGAAAATATCACTGTCACATTCACATATTCCACTAAACTTCCTTTTTCTCactctttttcttattttgggTTACAACTATTATTTCCAAGTTTCAACCAAAAGATACTGTTGCTATATATATATCCAGTGTGCGCTGGGTGCGACATAAACATAGCTTGTTGCACCAAAAGTCACGTCCCTCTGCACGAGCTAATTATATATTCTACTTCTTACGATACGTTAACGTCAAGAAATACGgagaaaaaacaaaagctaCAAAAATCTCTTTTCCACACACTCATCTTTACCTTCAAATATCTATGTTAGATTATCTCTTTCTTACTTTttcaatgtaataaaaaatctatttatgTTATATACCTAAACTTAGCATCCGAATATAtttaagtaatataatataaacattttataatattaaaaaactgaTTTATCATTGCTTAAGCAATAAAGAAGCGAGCTTATTGGTCTAATCATCAACTCATCTCAGAACGTACAGTCCCTGTTATTGCTTTGCATTTGTAATGATaatatttgaaagaaataaaaaatataaacaaaaaaacttacgtaattaatttataatctattatgttttttcttaaatatcttTTTGACTTTGTATTAATGATGGTTAGAAATAATTAAGTAACCACATTAATTGAGGCTTTATCTAAAAGTACTTTTCCTTTCTTGCTTTCTAACTCGAGTGCACGTCTTGCTAAATAAACGTATTCTTATTGTATATTCACTGTATTAATTTAACGTCACTGATTATAGATATATTAAAACGGTTCCTACGTATTATATTAGTTGCAGATTAATTCTGTTCACAGTATATAGTTAAAACTTTATGTATCTTTCGATTTTTTCAAccaaatgaattttatttatttttaccatGGCCCgaatataatatagaaaaagtGAATCGTGACAGTCACCGAAATGTTTTGGATCCGCCAAGGTATCTAATCGTTCGCCAACACTATGAATGATTCGTAGAAAAAATGGTGCAACTTTTCAGAAAAAGGGAATGAATTTGTCGCTTTTTTTAATACCTGAATTGACAATGAATAAACGATAGAAATGAAG contains:
- the LOC108338424 gene encoding short-chain dehydrogenase TIC 32 B, chloroplastic isoform X2, translated to MLTYHGATSGIGAETARVLAKRGVRVVIGARDLKKAREVREKIQKESPGAEVILLEIDLSSFASVQRFCSEFLALELPLNILINNAGMYSQNLEFSEDKIEMTFATNYLGHFLLTKMLVEKMIDTAKKSGIEGRIINVSSVIHSWVKRSTFCFNDMLCGKNYNGTRAYAQSKLATILHVKEVARQLKERNAKVTINAVHPGIVKTGIIRAHKGLITDSLFFIASKLLKSISQGASTTCYVALSGKTEGVSGKYFTDCNESNCSSLANEESEAKKLWNDTYALLHKRLRQATN
- the LOC108338424 gene encoding short-chain dehydrogenase TIC 32 B, chloroplastic isoform X1, with the translated sequence MKATLRYLAGIAGPSGFGSNSTAEQVTQDFSSLLPSNLTALITGATSGIGAETARVLAKRGVRVVIGARDLKKAREVREKIQKESPGAEVILLEIDLSSFASVQRFCSEFLALELPLNILINNAGMYSQNLEFSEDKIEMTFATNYLGHFLLTKMLVEKMIDTAKKSGIEGRIINVSSVIHSWVKRSTFCFNDMLCGKNYNGTRAYAQSKLATILHVKEVARQLKERNAKVTINAVHPGIVKTGIIRAHKGLITDSLFFIASKLLKSISQGASTTCYVALSGKTEGVSGKYFTDCNESNCSSLANEESEAKKLWNDTYALLHKRLRQATN